A genomic region of Fervidobacterium gondwanense DSM 13020 contains the following coding sequences:
- a CDS encoding NAD(P)/FAD-dependent oxidoreductase, which translates to MKISIIGAGPAGIACGVLLKRYGVDVRIFEKGKIAGTIRNAWRVENFPPLGFISGEQFVKQLEWYAEQYGLEIVHDEILRIEDLKLRGRSGTYDCDIAVVATGTKPRRIPEFEVSERVLYEYINLPKDTKRVAVYGGGDVAIDYAIHAFEDEIMPTVFVRNNELKAVSKLVEYAKERNIHIKLGDAIKRVEEGNSGIVIFSDSGRYEFDALLIAIGRELNVPEIDVSKMKVYAIGDCAHPDLRQSSIAIGDGVRCAMEILREMK; encoded by the coding sequence TTGAAAATTTCCATAATCGGCGCGGGTCCTGCAGGGATTGCTTGCGGGGTTTTGTTGAAAAGATACGGTGTTGATGTTAGAATTTTTGAGAAAGGCAAAATTGCAGGGACTATACGGAACGCTTGGCGGGTTGAGAATTTTCCGCCGCTTGGTTTTATCTCTGGAGAGCAATTTGTAAAACAACTTGAATGGTATGCTGAACAGTACGGTTTAGAAATCGTACACGATGAGATTTTAAGGATTGAGGATTTAAAGTTGCGTGGGCGAAGTGGGACGTACGATTGCGATATCGCAGTTGTCGCAACGGGGACAAAGCCGAGAAGGATTCCTGAGTTCGAAGTAAGCGAGCGGGTATTGTACGAGTACATTAATCTTCCAAAAGATACTAAAAGAGTTGCGGTTTACGGCGGTGGGGATGTGGCGATTGATTATGCTATCCACGCTTTTGAGGATGAAATAATGCCTACAGTGTTCGTGAGAAATAACGAGTTGAAGGCGGTAAGTAAGCTTGTTGAGTATGCGAAAGAACGAAATATACACATCAAGCTTGGGGATGCTATTAAGCGTGTTGAGGAAGGTAATAGCGGAATAGTCATCTTCTCAGATAGTGGCAGATACGAGTTCGATGCGCTGTTGATAGCTATCGGAAGGGAGTTGAATGTGCCCGAGATAGATGTTTCGAAGATGAAGGTCTACGCAATCGGCGATTGTGCGCATCCTGATTTGAGGCAGTCTTCGATAGCGATAGGCGATGGGGTAAGGTGTGCGATGGAGATTTTAAGAGAGATGAAATAG
- a CDS encoding radical SAM protein: MGSLMNDLKEFKVIESYGREDIAMVYLAESKDGALIEFVESVQPPIPREKKWVLIVSTMDGCPVGCMMCDAGGYYRRKLSKEEILSQILYLTNKRFGSYIPVEKFKIQFARVGEPALNDTVLDVLEELPSILNAPGLMPSISTVAPIGRDSWFERLLEIKNRLYVGRFQMQFSIHSTDAEQRDKIIPVKKWNFERMASYGERFVCEGDRKVTLNFALAQENVADADVIIKYFNPEKFLIKITPVNPTYRAVENGLNSDVDDNGLVLKHRTFVEKLRENGFEVIISVGELEENKIGSNCGQYVQRHLAAQRKLDGAYLFVNAKGE, encoded by the coding sequence ATGGGTAGCCTCATGAACGATTTGAAGGAATTTAAAGTAATCGAAAGCTATGGACGAGAAGATATAGCGATGGTGTATCTGGCTGAGAGTAAAGACGGCGCATTGATCGAGTTCGTAGAGTCAGTTCAGCCCCCCATTCCAAGAGAGAAGAAGTGGGTACTGATAGTTTCAACGATGGACGGATGTCCTGTTGGTTGTATGATGTGCGATGCTGGAGGATATTATCGAAGAAAGTTATCAAAAGAGGAGATTTTGAGCCAGATTCTGTATCTTACGAATAAGAGATTTGGAAGTTATATTCCCGTCGAGAAGTTCAAGATTCAATTTGCGCGCGTTGGGGAACCTGCTTTGAACGACACGGTTCTTGACGTGCTTGAAGAGCTGCCAAGCATTTTGAACGCACCAGGTCTTATGCCTTCAATAAGCACAGTTGCTCCAATAGGCAGGGATAGCTGGTTTGAAAGGTTGTTGGAAATTAAGAATAGGTTGTACGTTGGGCGGTTCCAAATGCAGTTTTCAATCCACAGCACGGATGCAGAGCAAAGAGATAAGATAATACCGGTGAAAAAGTGGAATTTCGAGCGGATGGCAAGTTACGGCGAAAGGTTTGTTTGTGAAGGTGATAGGAAGGTTACGCTCAATTTTGCGTTAGCTCAGGAGAATGTGGCTGATGCTGACGTTATTATCAAGTATTTTAATCCTGAGAAGTTTTTGATAAAGATAACGCCGGTGAACCCGACGTACAGAGCAGTTGAGAATGGGTTGAATTCGGATGTGGATGATAACGGTTTGGTTTTAAAGCACAGGACTTTTGTTGAGAAGTTAAGAGAAAACGGATTTGAAGTTATTATCAGCGTTGGAGAGCTTGAGGAAAATAAGATAGGGAGCAACTGCGGTCAGTACGTGCAAAGACACTTAGCAGCGCAAAGAAAGCTTGATGGAGCATATTTGTTTGTGAATGCGAAAGGGGAGTAG
- a CDS encoding pyrimidine-nucleoside phosphorylase yields MRAYDIILKKRNGGKLTKEEIEFMVNGYVKGEIPDYQMSAFLMAIYFRHMDTEERAIFTEVMANSGDKVDLSSIPGIKIDKHSTGGVGDKTTLVVGPIVASLGVPVAKMSGRALGHTGGTIDKLESIPGFRTSLTEEEFFENVRKIGIAVVGQTANLVPADKKIYALRDATATVDEVSLIAASIMSKKLAGGADGYVLDVKVGSGAFMKTIEQATELAEAMVGIAKSHGKKAVAVLTNMDVPLGKMVGNSLEVLEAIETLKGNGPEDFTQLCITLSAWMCHLAEKGTYEECVQLAKNALESGKAFEKFREFVKYQGGNPEVVDKPKEILPMTDKIVEFTAPEDGYITAIDTEKIGIASNYLGAGRKTKEDTIDYSVGIEIIKKLGDYVKKGEPIAKMYVSEKSDTETARKLLLESYKFSPEKPEHKPIILGIVK; encoded by the coding sequence ATGAGAGCTTACGATATAATCCTCAAAAAAAGAAATGGCGGAAAACTCACGAAAGAAGAAATTGAGTTTATGGTAAACGGCTATGTCAAAGGTGAAATTCCTGATTATCAGATGTCCGCGTTCCTCATGGCTATCTATTTCAGGCACATGGACACAGAGGAAAGGGCAATCTTCACAGAAGTCATGGCGAATTCTGGAGACAAAGTTGACCTCTCATCTATCCCTGGCATAAAGATAGACAAGCACTCGACAGGCGGTGTTGGAGATAAGACAACGCTCGTCGTTGGACCAATTGTCGCATCTCTCGGCGTACCGGTTGCAAAGATGTCAGGGCGTGCACTTGGGCACACTGGCGGTACGATAGACAAGCTCGAATCGATACCGGGATTTCGCACATCGCTAACAGAAGAAGAATTTTTCGAAAACGTCAGGAAAATAGGCATTGCTGTTGTAGGACAAACTGCGAACTTGGTTCCAGCGGACAAGAAGATATACGCTCTCAGAGACGCAACAGCAACAGTTGACGAAGTCTCGCTCATCGCTGCGAGCATCATGAGCAAAAAACTCGCAGGCGGTGCAGATGGCTACGTGCTCGATGTCAAAGTTGGAAGCGGTGCATTCATGAAAACCATCGAACAGGCAACAGAGCTTGCCGAAGCGATGGTCGGCATAGCCAAATCGCACGGCAAAAAGGCAGTCGCTGTTCTCACCAACATGGATGTGCCACTTGGAAAGATGGTCGGAAATTCACTCGAAGTCCTTGAAGCGATTGAAACATTGAAAGGCAACGGACCAGAAGATTTCACCCAGCTGTGCATCACGCTCTCTGCGTGGATGTGCCACCTTGCAGAAAAAGGCACTTACGAAGAGTGCGTACAACTTGCAAAGAATGCACTTGAAAGCGGAAAAGCATTTGAAAAGTTCAGAGAATTCGTAAAATACCAGGGCGGAAATCCTGAAGTTGTCGACAAACCAAAAGAGATACTCCCGATGACAGACAAAATAGTCGAATTCACCGCGCCTGAAGATGGATACATCACAGCGATAGATACTGAAAAAATAGGCATTGCATCGAACTACCTTGGTGCTGGAAGGAAGACGAAGGAAGACACGATAGACTACAGTGTCGGAATAGAAATCATCAAGAAACTTGGCGATTACGTCAAGAAAGGCGAACCGATTGCAAAGATGTACGTATCAGAAAAAAGCGACACAGAAACCGCGAGAAAATTGCTCTTAGAAAGCTACAAATTCAGCCCAGAAAAGCCTGAACACAAGCCGATAATCCTCGGTATTGTGAAATAA
- a CDS encoding response regulator transcription factor, whose translation MAKKTIMVIDDQPEILELVSFTLQKEGYEVVPVEDAEKALQELKEKDVDMFIVDIMLPNMDGFEFVRNIRASDKHKLTPVIFLSAKGEEFDKVLGLELGADDYIVKPFSIRELLARIRAVFRRIQLGTVVKEEKPKKIVAKDLEIDIDKYEVRVKGKKVSLTPLEFDLLRFLAENEGKVFSRDVLLDKLWGYDYFGDTRTVDVHIRRLRTKIEDDPSNPRYVVTVRGKGYKFRDPGKEE comes from the coding sequence ATGGCAAAAAAGACGATTATGGTAATTGACGACCAACCCGAGATACTCGAACTGGTCAGCTTTACTCTTCAAAAAGAAGGATACGAAGTCGTACCCGTTGAAGACGCGGAAAAAGCACTCCAAGAGCTTAAAGAAAAAGACGTGGACATGTTCATCGTAGACATCATGCTCCCAAATATGGATGGTTTTGAATTTGTAAGAAACATCCGCGCAAGCGACAAGCACAAACTTACTCCCGTAATATTCCTCAGCGCAAAGGGAGAAGAATTTGACAAAGTGCTCGGATTAGAACTCGGAGCTGACGACTACATCGTCAAGCCGTTCAGCATAAGGGAACTCCTCGCAAGAATAAGGGCAGTATTCAGAAGAATACAGCTCGGAACAGTTGTCAAAGAAGAAAAACCGAAGAAGATAGTTGCAAAAGACTTGGAAATCGATATCGACAAGTACGAAGTTCGCGTCAAGGGCAAGAAAGTATCTCTCACGCCGCTTGAATTCGACCTTCTAAGGTTCCTCGCCGAAAACGAAGGTAAAGTCTTCTCAAGAGACGTTCTGCTTGACAAACTCTGGGGTTACGACTACTTTGGTGACACAAGGACTGTAGACGTGCACATCAGAAGGCTCAGAACGAAGATAGAAGATGACCCATCAAATCCAAGATACGTTGTCACGGTTAGAGGAAAAGGTTACAAATTCAGAGACCCAGGAAAGGAAGAATAA
- a CDS encoding methylglyoxal synthase, which translates to MERIKVALIAHDKKKLDLAMFVKEWKDVFSKCELFATSTTGKVIEEKIGLKVNKFQSGPYGGDLQIGSMIVNGDIDFVIFLRDPLTAQPHEPDVSALLRVCDVHNVPLATNLATAEALVLEIEKKITKGQNADGEEE; encoded by the coding sequence ATGGAAAGAATAAAAGTTGCGCTTATCGCGCATGATAAGAAGAAACTAGATCTTGCGATGTTCGTTAAGGAGTGGAAGGATGTCTTTTCAAAGTGCGAGCTTTTTGCAACGAGCACGACAGGGAAGGTTATAGAAGAGAAAATCGGGCTTAAGGTGAATAAGTTCCAGTCAGGTCCGTACGGTGGGGATTTGCAGATCGGTTCAATGATCGTGAATGGCGATATAGATTTCGTGATATTCCTCAGAGACCCACTCACTGCCCAGCCACACGAACCAGACGTGAGCGCGCTCCTTAGAGTGTGCGACGTACACAACGTACCACTCGCAACAAATCTTGCTACCGCTGAAGCGCTCGTGCTGGAAATAGAAAAGAAGATCACGAAAGGGCAGAATGCTGATGGGGAAGAAGAGTGA
- a CDS encoding phosphodiester glycosidase family protein, protein MHKKVAFSFVFLILIAMASLSVAQIFLISDKIIEPANGYFTEQQLREIGFSIVKNDKVYLIYGKRLVIGSSGDFIVDFDQFVPNAYTVSNGQILVKADFIANFLNLSKQNDIYYDKPITITSVTYTEDELWITSSIPMRKEFFTTSLSNNTLTIKFFPATSTAKLPEGLTLSKTNNTISISFSKPISEYDVSISNGVLRISYVPVIKKIDYLKRTESFAGRTFTVNYIIVEPKYVNITPLLPAKGIGSTATLQTILSQNGYSNGVNANYFDPATGLPIDIIIANGKVLSHRYGLRPMFIQTTDNQVFIKKAYVDITVRIGDVLLLVKGVNTTALGEVNIYTEEFNLKIPNDRTKTYVVVKSGKISSIGYVQYVPDKSQVIMLSTELVKKLLPNLAVGQTVSVELYTDNGYKVKNAVGAGPLLLQDGNIIPDAAEEKLRYGGGIPTTRTERTIIAIKDNKVHLITIEGLSGSGMNFDEAAQFLKSKGYISAMMLDGGGSTAMVYAGKYVTSGTPRNIPVALGVK, encoded by the coding sequence GTGCACAAAAAAGTAGCCTTCAGCTTTGTTTTCTTAATATTGATAGCGATGGCATCCTTGTCGGTTGCCCAGATTTTTTTAATTTCTGACAAAATCATAGAACCTGCTAACGGATACTTCACAGAACAACAACTGCGCGAAATAGGGTTCAGCATAGTTAAGAACGATAAAGTATATCTCATATACGGCAAGAGACTCGTTATAGGCTCTTCAGGTGATTTTATCGTAGACTTTGACCAATTCGTACCGAACGCGTACACCGTCTCGAACGGCCAAATACTCGTGAAAGCCGATTTCATAGCTAATTTCCTGAATCTCTCAAAGCAAAACGACATATACTACGACAAACCAATTACCATAACCTCTGTCACGTACACAGAAGACGAGTTGTGGATAACATCGTCCATTCCGATGAGGAAAGAGTTCTTCACAACATCATTGTCGAACAACACACTTACTATCAAATTCTTCCCGGCAACAAGCACTGCAAAACTTCCTGAAGGGTTAACGCTTTCAAAAACTAACAACACGATTTCTATATCCTTTTCAAAACCAATCTCAGAATACGATGTAAGCATTTCAAATGGTGTGCTGAGGATCTCATACGTGCCAGTAATAAAAAAGATTGACTACCTAAAACGCACTGAATCATTTGCTGGCAGAACGTTCACTGTTAACTACATCATCGTTGAGCCAAAATATGTAAACATCACACCACTCCTTCCTGCAAAAGGCATAGGCTCGACAGCTACACTGCAGACTATTCTTTCACAGAACGGATATTCCAACGGTGTCAATGCGAATTACTTCGATCCTGCAACTGGACTGCCGATAGATATAATCATCGCGAATGGAAAAGTGCTATCTCACAGGTACGGTTTGAGGCCCATGTTCATCCAGACGACAGACAACCAAGTCTTCATCAAGAAAGCGTATGTTGATATAACTGTCAGAATCGGTGATGTTCTCTTACTTGTCAAAGGCGTAAACACAACCGCACTGGGAGAAGTTAATATATACACCGAAGAGTTCAACTTAAAAATCCCGAACGACAGGACAAAAACCTACGTTGTTGTCAAAAGTGGAAAGATATCCTCAATCGGATATGTTCAGTACGTACCGGACAAATCTCAAGTGATAATGCTCAGCACAGAATTGGTAAAAAAACTCCTTCCAAACCTTGCTGTTGGTCAAACTGTTTCTGTAGAGCTCTACACCGACAACGGTTACAAAGTTAAGAACGCAGTAGGTGCAGGTCCTCTGCTCTTACAGGACGGCAACATAATCCCGGACGCTGCTGAAGAAAAACTCAGATACGGCGGAGGAATCCCAACGACAAGGACGGAGAGGACTATAATAGCCATAAAAGACAACAAGGTGCACCTCATAACCATAGAAGGTCTCAGCGGTTCAGGTATGAACTTCGACGAAGCTGCCCAGTTCCTCAAATCGAAAGGTTATATTTCAGCGATGATGCTCGACGGTGGCGGCTCGACTGCGATGGTCTACGCAGGAAAGTATGTAACAAGCGGTACACCAAGGAATATCCCCGTTGCTCTGGGTGTGAAATAA
- a CDS encoding Hsp33 family molecular chaperone HslO, with amino-acid sequence MGKLIHGTAYSGMLRFSLIDSKDIVQTSKEKHGLSYLPTVVLGRFITASGLVVPWLGERESITFVLSGDGPAGNVVAQSNAAGHVRGYISNTNFELQPNEIGKFDVRQAVGNGELTVVRDVGLKTPYVSKVPIISGEIAEDVAYYYTKSEQIPSAFALGVLMDASGVVHAGGLAIQILDRNLPEDVISGIEKRLNGFSISHELEKASLEDIARYVIGDEGLLFEEKNVVFKCSCSREKAYEALKLFELGDLYELLAEGRAEITCKWCSERYEFGSDDIKDAIELKKSISKQE; translated from the coding sequence ATGGGGAAACTAATCCACGGGACAGCTTACAGCGGAATGCTAAGGTTTTCATTGATAGATTCTAAGGATATTGTCCAAACGTCTAAAGAGAAGCACGGCCTTTCCTATCTGCCGACCGTTGTTCTCGGACGGTTCATAACAGCATCAGGTCTGGTCGTGCCTTGGCTCGGTGAACGCGAGTCGATTACTTTTGTGTTGTCAGGAGATGGACCTGCGGGCAATGTTGTCGCACAATCGAATGCCGCAGGTCATGTGAGAGGATATATATCAAACACGAATTTTGAGTTGCAGCCGAATGAGATTGGTAAGTTCGATGTTAGACAAGCTGTTGGAAATGGCGAATTAACAGTTGTGCGAGATGTTGGGTTGAAGACACCGTACGTTTCAAAAGTACCAATAATCTCTGGCGAGATCGCAGAGGATGTGGCGTATTACTATACAAAATCTGAACAGATCCCTTCAGCATTTGCACTCGGTGTGCTGATGGACGCTTCCGGTGTCGTTCACGCAGGTGGGCTCGCGATACAGATATTGGACAGAAATCTACCGGAAGATGTAATTTCAGGTATAGAGAAAAGGTTGAATGGGTTTTCAATCAGTCATGAGCTTGAAAAGGCGAGTTTGGAAGATATAGCGAGATATGTTATAGGCGACGAAGGGCTACTCTTCGAAGAGAAAAACGTTGTGTTTAAGTGCTCGTGCAGTAGGGAGAAGGCCTACGAAGCGCTCAAGTTATTCGAGTTAGGTGATTTGTATGAGTTGTTAGCCGAAGGTAGAGCAGAGATCACGTGTAAGTGGTGCTCTGAAAGGTACGAGTTTGGATCAGATGACATTAAGGATGCAATCGAGCTGAAAAAATCAATATCAAAACAGGAGTGA
- a CDS encoding sensor histidine kinase: MALLIASILLALVFLVLFINEQRKKRVYSKYFDKIAISIGEEAGTPPLYIYERLRKRLEELEKKIADSERERKNVFTILNNITDPIIIARGDGTITFANIAGRDITRPGVEGRKVFEIIENYVLLEMFEKALQTGELQSGDVALNVDAETRHYDAKIVPIKFDEESERYIIVLHDTTKEKQLDKLRREFISNVSHELRTPLTSIHGYAEALLDDDLSNKELVRKFLAVIESESARMTRLINDLLDLEKLESGDAKFIFGPVEMCHVMDRVYNILEPLAEDYGVELQIECDEPKTVYGDLDRLVQLALNLVDNAVKYTSIKEAGEKKVVARCYEKENMIIFEVKDTGPGIPEDAQRRLFERFYRVDKARSRKVGGTGLGLSIVKMIAEKHNAKVTFESKVGEGTTFRVIFNKYTEDLKEQSEKSNEALQNNRK; the protein is encoded by the coding sequence ATGGCACTTTTAATTGCGTCTATACTACTTGCACTTGTTTTCTTAGTGCTGTTTATTAACGAGCAGCGTAAGAAAAGAGTATATTCCAAATACTTCGACAAGATAGCGATAAGTATAGGAGAGGAGGCTGGCACTCCTCCCCTATATATCTATGAGCGATTAAGGAAGCGCCTCGAAGAGCTCGAGAAAAAGATAGCCGACAGCGAGCGCGAGAGGAAAAATGTCTTTACGATACTCAACAACATAACAGACCCAATAATCATCGCTCGTGGTGATGGAACGATAACATTTGCAAACATAGCCGGTAGAGACATCACGCGCCCCGGCGTTGAGGGAAGGAAAGTCTTCGAAATCATAGAGAATTATGTCCTTCTCGAGATGTTTGAAAAGGCTCTCCAAACTGGCGAGCTGCAGAGCGGTGACGTTGCGCTGAACGTCGATGCTGAGACACGTCATTACGATGCAAAAATCGTCCCGATTAAGTTCGACGAAGAAAGCGAGCGATACATCATCGTCTTGCACGACACAACGAAAGAAAAACAACTCGACAAGCTTAGACGAGAATTCATCTCCAATGTATCGCACGAACTGAGAACGCCGCTTACATCAATTCACGGTTATGCTGAAGCGTTGCTCGACGACGACCTCTCAAACAAAGAGCTTGTTAGAAAGTTTCTTGCTGTTATCGAGAGCGAATCTGCAAGGATGACAAGACTCATAAACGACCTACTCGACCTTGAAAAACTTGAATCCGGCGATGCGAAGTTCATATTCGGTCCTGTTGAAATGTGTCACGTCATGGACAGAGTTTACAACATCTTAGAACCTCTCGCAGAGGACTATGGCGTAGAGCTTCAAATAGAGTGCGACGAGCCAAAGACTGTCTACGGTGACCTCGACAGGCTTGTGCAACTTGCTCTCAACCTTGTCGACAACGCTGTTAAATACACGTCTATAAAAGAGGCAGGCGAGAAGAAGGTCGTTGCAAGATGTTATGAAAAAGAAAACATGATAATCTTCGAAGTAAAAGACACAGGTCCGGGCATACCTGAAGATGCGCAGCGAAGGCTCTTCGAAAGGTTCTACAGAGTTGACAAAGCGCGCAGCAGAAAGGTAGGCGGAACTGGTCTCGGGTTGTCGATTGTAAAGATGATTGCAGAAAAACACAATGCAAAGGTGACATTTGAAAGTAAAGTTGGGGAAGGTACCACGTTTAGGGTAATATTCAATAAGTACACGGAAGACCTCAAAGAGCAATCAGAAAAATCAAATGAAGCTCTTCAGAATAACAGAAAGTAG
- a CDS encoding RNase H family protein yields the protein MKDNVCLKAYTDGSFKDGVIGAGGIISDGRTVIVEFSFPLYSEPLAQHRNVSGEIYAVMYSIFWAWKNGYKCIKIFHDYSGLAHWANGEWKANTEVTRLYKAFVEHLKKAMKIEFVKVEAHRGNALNNLADKLAKMALEEKKEAPLFEEFEDLVENFQYS from the coding sequence TTGAAAGATAACGTTTGTTTGAAAGCTTACACCGATGGGAGTTTTAAAGATGGAGTAATCGGTGCTGGGGGAATTATCAGTGATGGACGTACTGTGATTGTAGAATTTTCCTTTCCGCTTTATTCCGAACCTCTTGCACAACACAGGAATGTTTCAGGCGAGATTTATGCGGTGATGTATTCGATTTTCTGGGCGTGGAAGAATGGGTACAAGTGTATTAAGATATTCCACGATTATTCTGGATTGGCTCACTGGGCAAATGGAGAGTGGAAAGCGAATACGGAAGTGACAAGGTTATACAAAGCTTTTGTCGAGCATTTAAAAAAAGCGATGAAAATAGAGTTTGTCAAGGTTGAAGCGCACAGAGGAAATGCGCTGAATAATTTAGCTGACAAGCTTGCTAAGATGGCTTTAGAAGAAAAGAAAGAAGCCCCGTTATTTGAGGAATTTGAAGATCTTGTTGAGAATTTTCAATATTCATAG
- the rbsD gene encoding D-ribose pyranase has translation MKKSGIFNSQIAKVVASMGHKDTIAIVDMGFPVPDSTERIDLVLDYGKPTFFEVLEQILKELEVEEVIIANESKDEFVQEIQKRLPNAKIKRTSHEELKELSKKCKAVIRTGDVKPYNNAIFVSGVIF, from the coding sequence TTGAAAAAATCAGGTATTTTTAACTCGCAGATAGCTAAAGTTGTAGCCTCCATGGGGCACAAAGATACGATAGCGATAGTCGATATGGGTTTTCCCGTGCCTGATTCAACGGAACGGATAGACCTGGTGTTAGACTATGGAAAACCCACATTCTTTGAAGTCCTTGAACAGATTTTGAAGGAGCTCGAAGTGGAAGAAGTAATAATCGCCAACGAATCAAAGGACGAGTTTGTGCAGGAAATTCAAAAAAGGCTTCCAAATGCCAAGATCAAGAGAACCAGCCACGAAGAGCTGAAAGAACTGAGCAAGAAATGCAAAGCAGTTATAAGAACAGGTGATGTAAAGCCGTACAACAATGCAATATTCGTTTCTGGAGTGATATTCTAA
- a CDS encoding AI-2E family transporter, translated as MGKKSERQNKIHDERPEMTEGIAERKNGIFKNRDAVLVLIYFFVFIFFAAKVPFVVGALVLGYYFSTVLSVPYDYVLRKTNKKYLAVASYVLVVLVFVYAVVSFFPMIINQIREIVASAEKTHLNFELPKWVSELLNEVKANISSFLGSIVKYVVGIVPSLITMVMLLVVTMIGIESIRAYFGRKVNLLFVDDPKYGELFARTFFSEVKRYLRGQVLVSFISATLTTIGLYAIGVPSAFTLGVLSFIGGFFPFVGLLFTAVPMYLLAFTSRGLIGIVWLTVLLVGVNQTESWLYGPRIQGNNLKLHWFVILISIFLLGSILGFVGVLIALPILLFIRSFWRFYVLGASDMKSNAR; from the coding sequence ATGGGGAAGAAGAGTGAGAGGCAGAATAAGATACACGATGAAAGGCCAGAGATGACTGAGGGTATAGCTGAGAGGAAGAACGGGATTTTTAAGAATCGCGATGCAGTTTTGGTTTTGATATACTTTTTTGTTTTCATCTTCTTTGCTGCCAAAGTGCCGTTTGTGGTCGGCGCTTTAGTGCTGGGGTATTATTTTTCGACAGTTCTCAGCGTGCCGTACGATTACGTTTTGAGAAAGACGAATAAGAAATATTTGGCTGTTGCATCTTATGTTCTGGTCGTTCTTGTGTTCGTGTATGCTGTTGTGTCTTTCTTTCCGATGATAATAAACCAGATTAGAGAGATTGTAGCGAGTGCAGAGAAAACGCATCTGAACTTTGAACTGCCAAAGTGGGTTTCGGAGCTTTTAAACGAGGTTAAAGCCAACATTTCGTCGTTTTTGGGTTCGATAGTTAAGTACGTTGTCGGAATCGTGCCGTCGTTGATAACGATGGTTATGCTTCTGGTTGTGACGATGATCGGAATAGAGAGTATACGTGCGTATTTCGGAAGGAAAGTGAATTTGCTGTTCGTTGATGATCCAAAATACGGCGAGTTGTTTGCAAGAACGTTCTTTTCTGAAGTCAAACGTTATCTGCGAGGGCAGGTGCTTGTGTCGTTTATTAGCGCAACGCTGACAACAATAGGGCTGTACGCTATCGGTGTGCCTTCGGCATTCACATTGGGCGTGCTGAGTTTCATCGGTGGGTTCTTCCCGTTCGTCGGCTTGCTCTTCACGGCTGTTCCGATGTATTTACTCGCGTTCACTTCACGAGGGTTGATTGGTATTGTGTGGCTCACAGTTCTTCTTGTAGGTGTCAATCAAACGGAATCCTGGCTTTACGGTCCAAGGATTCAGGGGAATAATTTGAAATTACACTGGTTCGTGATACTGATTTCGATTTTCCTGCTCGGAAGCATTCTCGGGTTTGTGGGTGTTTTGATTGCGCTACCGATATTGTTGTTCATTCGTAGTTTTTGGAGGTTCTATGTCCTTGGTGCGTCAGATATGAAAAGTAATGCACGTTAA